A region from the Citrobacter telavivensis genome encodes:
- a CDS encoding AsmA2 domain-containing protein: MRRLPGILLLTGAALVVVVALLVSGLRLALPHLDSWRPTILSKIESATGLPVKASQISANWQNFGPTLEARDIHAELKDGGEFSVKRVTLALDVWQSLLHMRWQFRDLTFWQLNFRTNTPIERSESGDGLEASRINDLFLRQFDHFDLRDSQISFLTLSGQRAELAIPQLTWVNGKNRHRAEGQVSLSSLTGQHGIMQVRMDLRDDDGLLNNGRVWLQADDIDVKPWLGKWMQDNVALETARFSLEGWMTISKGEIAGGDVWLKQGGASWKGDNHSHTLSVDNLTAHISREQPGWQFSIPDTRITMDGKAWPRGALQLAWIPEQEVGGVDSKRSDELRIRASHLELTGLEGLRPMVSKLSPALGDIWLATQPSGNIDTLALDIPLQATEKTRFQASWRDLAWKQWKLLPGGEHFSGTLSGSVENGALTASMKQAKMPYETVFRAPLEIEDGVATLNWLKNDKGFQLDGRNIDVKAKAVHARGGFRYLQPAGDDPWLGILAGISTDDGSQAWRYFPENLMGKALVDYLSGAIQGGEADNATLVYGGNPHLFPYKHNEGQFEVLVPLRNAKFAFQPDWPALTDLSIELDFLNDGLWMKTDGVNLGGVKATNLTAIIPDYAKEKLLIDADIQGPGKAVGPYFDDTPLKTSLGATLEQLQIDGDVNARLHLDIPLDGEMVTAKGDVSLRDNSLFIKPLDSTLKNLSGKFSFINGNLKSEPMTANWFNQPLNVDFTTTEGAKAYQVAVNLNGNWQPARTGVLPSQVNEALGGSMAWNGKVGIDLPYHSGTTYNIELNGDLRNVSSHLPSPLDKEAGAALPVKIKATGDLRSFTLTGSAGQENHFNSRWLLNQKLTLDRAIWTAESQTAPPLPEREGIELNLPSMDGAQWLALFQKGAVDNVGANANFPQHVTLRTPALTLGGQQWNNLSIVSEPAPNGTKVEAQGREINATLAMRNNAPWQAFIKYLYYNPTVATTDKSDAPASPFASVERFSFRGWPDVQLRCEECWMWGQKYGRIDADVAIQGDTLNLSNGLLDTGFTRLTADGQWVNTPGSERTSLKGKLRGNKIDAAAGFFGVSTPIRNASFNVDYDLHWRNPPWKPEEASLNGIIRTRLGKGDITELSTGHAGQLLRLLSFDALLRKLRFDFSDTFNEGFYFDSIRSTAWIKDGILHTDDTLVDGLEADIAMKGSVNLVRRELDVEAVVAPEISATVGVAAAFAVNPIVGAAVFAASKVLGPLWSKVSILRYRITGPLDKPQINEVLRQPRKENSQ, translated from the coding sequence GTGAGGCGATTGCCGGGGATATTATTGCTCACTGGAGCCGCGCTCGTTGTTGTCGTAGCGCTGCTGGTCAGTGGTTTGCGCCTGGCATTACCGCATCTCGACAGCTGGCGTCCGACGATCCTCAGCAAAATTGAGTCTGCAACGGGACTGCCGGTCAAAGCCAGCCAGATCTCTGCCAACTGGCAAAATTTCGGTCCCACCCTCGAAGCGCGTGATATCCACGCGGAACTGAAAGACGGCGGTGAATTCTCGGTTAAACGCGTTACCCTGGCGCTGGATGTCTGGCAGAGTTTGCTGCACATGCGCTGGCAGTTTCGCGATCTCACCTTCTGGCAACTGAACTTCCGTACCAACACGCCGATTGAGCGCAGCGAAAGCGGTGACGGGCTGGAAGCCAGCCGAATCAACGATCTTTTCCTGCGCCAGTTCGATCACTTCGATCTCCGCGACAGCCAAATCAGCTTTCTGACGCTCTCCGGCCAGCGCGCCGAACTGGCGATTCCGCAACTCACCTGGGTTAACGGTAAAAACCGCCACCGCGCGGAAGGACAGGTGAGCCTCTCCAGTCTGACCGGCCAGCACGGCATCATGCAGGTGCGCATGGATCTGCGTGATGACGACGGTCTGCTGAATAATGGTCGGGTCTGGCTGCAGGCTGACGACATCGACGTGAAGCCGTGGCTGGGCAAGTGGATGCAGGATAACGTGGCGCTGGAGACCGCGCGCTTCAGTCTTGAAGGCTGGATGACCATCAGCAAAGGTGAAATCGCCGGTGGCGATGTCTGGCTGAAACAAGGCGGAGCGAGCTGGAAAGGCGACAATCACTCCCATACGCTCTCTGTGGACAACCTGACGGCACATATCAGCCGTGAACAGCCCGGCTGGCAGTTTTCTATTCCTGATACCCGCATCACGATGGACGGCAAGGCATGGCCGCGCGGTGCGCTACAGCTTGCCTGGATCCCTGAACAGGAAGTCGGCGGCGTGGACAGCAAACGCAGTGACGAACTGCGCATTCGCGCCAGCCATCTGGAGTTGACCGGGCTTGAGGGGCTGCGCCCGATGGTGTCGAAGCTTTCGCCCGCGCTGGGTGATATCTGGCTTGCCACTCAACCGAGTGGAAATATCGATACCCTGGCGCTGGATATCCCACTCCAGGCCACGGAAAAGACCCGTTTTCAGGCGTCATGGCGCGATCTGGCATGGAAGCAGTGGAAGCTGTTGCCTGGGGGAGAGCATTTCTCCGGAACGCTCTCCGGGAGCGTGGAAAACGGCGCGCTGACCGCGTCGATGAAACAGGCAAAAATGCCCTACGAAACGGTCTTTCGCGCGCCATTAGAAATTGAAGACGGTGTTGCCACGCTGAACTGGCTGAAGAATGACAAAGGCTTTCAACTGGACGGGCGCAACATCGACGTGAAGGCGAAAGCGGTTCATGCGCGCGGCGGTTTCCGCTATCTGCAACCGGCAGGCGATGACCCCTGGCTGGGGATTCTGGCTGGCATCAGCACTGACGACGGCTCTCAGGCCTGGCGTTACTTCCCGGAGAATCTGATGGGCAAGGCGCTGGTGGACTATCTCAGCGGCGCGATTCAGGGCGGAGAAGCGGATAATGCGACGCTGGTGTACGGCGGGAATCCGCATTTGTTCCCGTACAAGCACAATGAAGGCCAGTTTGAAGTGCTGGTCCCGCTGCGCAATGCGAAATTTGCCTTCCAGCCGGACTGGCCTGCACTGACCGATCTGAGTATCGAACTGGATTTTCTCAACGACGGCCTGTGGATGAAAACCGATGGCGTCAATTTAGGCGGCGTGAAGGCCACGAACCTGACGGCTATTATCCCGGACTACGCCAAAGAAAAGTTGCTGATTGACGCCGATATTCAGGGGCCAGGCAAAGCGGTAGGACCGTATTTTGACGACACGCCGTTGAAGACGTCGCTGGGCGCCACGCTTGAGCAGTTGCAGATCGATGGCGATGTGAATGCTCGCTTACATCTGGATATCCCGCTGGACGGCGAAATGGTTACCGCAAAGGGCGATGTGTCGCTGCGCGATAACAGCCTGTTCATCAAACCGCTCGACAGCACCCTGAAAAACCTCAGCGGCAAATTCAGTTTTATCAATGGCAACCTGAAAAGCGAGCCGATGACGGCGAATTGGTTCAATCAGCCGCTGAACGTTGATTTTACAACCACAGAGGGCGCGAAAGCCTATCAGGTCGCGGTGAATCTCAACGGCAACTGGCAGCCCGCTCGCACCGGTGTGTTGCCTTCGCAGGTTAATGAGGCGCTCGGCGGCAGCATGGCGTGGAACGGTAAGGTGGGGATTGACCTGCCGTATCATTCCGGCACGACGTATAACATTGAACTGAACGGCGATCTCAGGAATGTAAGTAGTCACTTACCTTCTCCGCTGGATAAAGAGGCTGGCGCGGCGTTACCCGTTAAAATCAAAGCAACCGGCGATCTGCGCAGCTTTACGCTGACCGGTAGCGCCGGGCAGGAAAATCATTTTAACAGCCGCTGGTTGCTGAATCAGAAACTGACGTTGGATCGTGCAATCTGGACGGCAGAAAGCCAGACGGCACCGCCTTTGCCTGAACGGGAAGGTATTGAGCTGAATCTGCCATCGATGGATGGTGCGCAATGGCTGGCCCTGTTCCAGAAAGGCGCGGTCGATAACGTTGGGGCCAACGCGAATTTCCCACAACATGTCACGTTGCGTACGCCTGCGTTAACGCTGGGAGGACAGCAGTGGAACAACCTGAGTATCGTTTCTGAACCGGCGCCGAATGGCACTAAAGTCGAGGCACAGGGGCGTGAGATCAATGCCACGCTGGCAATGCGCAATAACGCGCCGTGGCAGGCTTTTATCAAATACCTTTATTACAACCCCACCGTAGCCACAACGGATAAAAGCGACGCACCAGCTTCGCCATTTGCATCCGTAGAACGCTTTAGTTTCCGCGGCTGGCCTGACGTGCAGTTGCGCTGTGAAGAGTGCTGGATGTGGGGACAGAAGTACGGACGTATCGATGCGGATGTAGCCATTCAGGGCGACACCCTGAACCTGAGTAACGGCCTGCTGGATACCGGCTTCACCCGACTGACGGCGGATGGACAGTGGGTAAACACCCCCGGCAGTGAACGCACCTCTTTAAAAGGGAAGCTGCGGGGTAATAAGATTGATGCGGCGGCAGGATTCTTTGGCGTCTCCACCCCCATTCGCAACGCGTCGTTTAACGTTGATTACGATCTGCACTGGCGCAACCCGCCGTGGAAGCCGGAAGAAGCCTCGCTGAACGGCATTATCCGCACCCGCTTGGGCAAAGGGGATATCACCGAATTAAGCACCGGGCACGCGGGGCAGTTGCTGCGCCTGCTGAGCTTTGACGCACTGCTGCGCAAACTACGCTTTGATTTTAGCGATACCTTCAACGAAGGATTTTACTTCGACTCCATTCGCAGTACCGCCTGGATCAAAGACGGCATATTGCATACGGACGACACGCTGGTGGACGGACTGGAAGCGGATATCGCCATGAAAGGATCGGTCAACCTGGTGCGCCGCGAACTGGATGTTGAAGCGGTGGTGGCTCCGGAAATCTCCGCCACGGTGGGGGTGGCAGCCGCGTTTGCGGTGAACCCGATCGTTGGCGCGGCG
- a CDS encoding ribonuclease G — MTAELLVNVTPSETRVAYIDGGILQEIHIEREARRGIVGNIYKGRVSRVLPGMQAAFVDIGLDKAAFLHASDIMPHTECVAGEEQKQFTVRDISELVRQGQDLMVQVVKDPLGTKGARLTTDITLPSRYLVFMPGASHVGVSQRIESEAERERLKKVVAEYCDEQGGFIIRTAAEGVCEEDLASDAAYLKRVWTKVMERKKRPQTRYQMYGELALAQRVLRDFADAQLDRIRVDSRLTYEALLEFTAEYIPEMTSKLEHYSGRQPIFDLFDVENEIQRALERKVELKSGGYLIIDQTEAMTTVDINTGAFVGHRNLDDTIFNTNIEATQAIARQLRLRNLGGIIIIDFIDMNNEDHRRRVLHSLEQALSKDRVKTSINGFSQLGLVEMTRKRTRESVEHVLCNECPTCHGRGTVKTVETVCYEIMREIVRVHHAYDSDRFLVYASPSVAETLKGEESHALAEVEIFVGKQVKVQIEPLYNQEQFDVVMM, encoded by the coding sequence ATGACGGCTGAATTGTTGGTAAACGTAACGCCATCGGAAACACGCGTGGCGTACATTGATGGCGGTATTCTGCAGGAAATTCATATTGAGCGCGAAGCGCGACGCGGGATCGTAGGCAATATCTACAAAGGTCGGGTCAGTCGCGTACTTCCGGGTATGCAGGCGGCTTTTGTAGATATTGGGCTGGATAAAGCCGCGTTTCTTCACGCTTCTGACATTATGCCGCACACTGAATGCGTGGCGGGGGAAGAGCAGAAGCAGTTCACCGTTCGCGATATTTCAGAGCTGGTGCGTCAGGGGCAAGACCTGATGGTGCAGGTGGTAAAAGATCCGCTGGGCACCAAAGGCGCGCGCCTGACAACCGACATCACCTTACCGTCTCGCTATCTGGTCTTTATGCCTGGCGCCTCGCACGTTGGCGTTTCTCAGCGTATCGAAAGCGAAGCCGAGCGTGAGCGACTGAAAAAAGTGGTCGCCGAGTACTGCGACGAGCAGGGCGGATTTATCATCCGTACCGCGGCGGAAGGGGTCTGTGAAGAGGATCTGGCGTCAGATGCTGCGTACCTTAAGCGCGTCTGGACCAAAGTGATGGAACGCAAAAAGCGCCCGCAGACGCGTTACCAGATGTATGGCGAACTGGCGCTGGCACAGCGTGTGCTGCGTGATTTTGCCGACGCGCAGTTAGACCGAATTCGCGTGGATTCCCGTCTGACCTATGAAGCCCTGCTGGAATTTACGGCGGAGTACATCCCGGAAATGACCAGCAAGCTGGAGCATTACAGCGGACGTCAGCCGATTTTCGATCTCTTCGACGTTGAAAATGAGATCCAACGTGCGCTGGAGCGCAAAGTTGAACTGAAATCCGGCGGCTACCTGATTATCGATCAGACTGAAGCGATGACCACCGTCGATATCAACACTGGCGCGTTTGTCGGCCATCGTAATCTCGATGACACCATCTTCAACACCAATATTGAAGCGACCCAGGCGATTGCCCGCCAACTGCGACTGCGTAATCTCGGCGGCATCATTATTATCGATTTTATCGACATGAATAATGAAGATCACCGTCGACGGGTGCTGCATTCGCTTGAGCAGGCGCTGAGTAAAGATCGGGTGAAAACCAGCATTAACGGTTTTTCCCAGTTGGGTCTGGTAGAAATGACGCGCAAGCGCACGCGTGAGAGCGTGGAGCATGTGCTGTGCAACGAGTGTCCGACCTGTCATGGACGCGGCACGGTGAAAACAGTGGAAACCGTCTGCTATGAGATCATGCGTGAAATCGTTCGCGTGCACCATGCTTACGACTCTGACCGCTTCCTGGTCTATGCTTCTCCTTCCGTTGCGGAAACGCTGAAAGGGGAAGAGTCGCACGCGCTGGCGGAAGTGGAGATTTTTGTCGGCAAACAGGTCAAAGTGCAAATTGAACCGCTCTATAACCAGGAGCAGTTTGACGTCGTCATGATGTAA